TCAGGGCATTGAAGTCCCAGACTACGCCGACTTCCACTTCACCCTTCTCGATATTGGCCACCACCGGGTTGGTGAAGGACAGGCGGCCCTGCTTGGCCAGCTTGGCGAAGAAGTCCAGCGCCGGCTGGATGTTCTTCTCGTCGCCACCGTTGGCATAGGCCGCCGCCAGGACGCCACTCACTGCCTGGGAAGAGGCGCTGACGTCACCGATGGTGACCTTGTACTTGCCCTTGAGCAGGTCGGCCCAGGAGTGCGGCACGTCCTTGACCGTCTGCTTGTTGACGATGAAGGCGATGGTGCCGGTGTAGGCCAGTGCCCAGTAGCCGTCCTTGTCCTTGGCCCAGGCCGGTACCTGGTCCCAGGTAGTGGGTTTGTAGGGCTGGACCACGCCCTTCTGCACGGCGACGGGGCCGAAGGAGGCGCCCACGTCACCGATATCGGCAGAGGCGTTCTCGCCTTCGGCGGCGAACTTGGCGATCTCCTGGGCCGAGCTCATGTCGGTATCCTGGTGCTTGAGCCCGTACTTCTGCTCGAGATCGCGCCAGGTGGCTTTCCAGTTCGCCCAGGAGTCGGGCATGCCGACGCTGTTCACTTGGCCTTCCTTGCGGGCGGCGGCTTCGAGGGCTTTGAGGTCGACGGTATCGGCGAAGGCGGTACCGGCCTGTACCGCAATCGCAGTGGCCAACAAGGAAGCAAGTAGACGGGTCATACGAGGGCTCCAGGGTCGATGGCTGGTCTAGGTCAATAAGACACGGGCCAATCTAGGAGCTGGGTATGACGTTTTAATGGCAATCCGCCCTGTTCCAGCGCTGGCACGGGCACTGCAGTCGTCACCAAGCGGTCATCTGACCGTCTTAGTCTCCAACCAAACCCTAGTCGAGGCGCTCCGGGTGCCCCCATTGGCAACTGGTCTAGTCCAAACGAGTACGTCGGGTGCCGGTGCCATCCGCCAGGCGCTGCAGGAACAGATCGCCCATGGGCTGCTGCCGGCCATGGGCAAGTTGCCGTCCGAGCGGCAGCTGAGCGAATTGTTCGCCACCACCCGTATCACCCTGCGTGAAGCCCTGCTGCAGCTGGAAGCCCTGGGTCTGATCTATCGCGAGGAGCGCCGCGGCTGGTTCGTCGCGCCGCCGCGCCTGACCTACAACCCACTGGCGCGGACCCACTTTCATGCCATGGTGGAAGCCCAGGGCCGCCGACCGGCGACCGAAGTGCTGGCGGCGCGGCAGATGTTGGCTTCAGCCGAGATCTGCCGCGTGCTGGAGTTACCGGCACTTTCCAGTGTTTATCAGATCAGGCGCGTGCGCCGGATCGATGGCCGCCTGGTGCTCTATGTCGAGCACTACCTCAATGCGACCTATTTTCCCGGTCTGCTGGAGCATGACCTGCAGCGCTCCCTTACCGAGCTGTATCGCGACCGCTATGAGATCCGCTACGGCGAGGTGCGCTTCGAGATCCTGCCCACGGCGCTGTTGCCGGAGGCGGCCCAGGCCCTGCGGGTAGCGCAGGGCAGTCCCGCCCTGCACATCACCCGCATCAACCATGACCAGCAGGGCCGGCTGATCGACTGCGACCTGGAATTCTGGCGGCATGACGCCATCCAAGTCAGGGTTGAGGTGCCTGACTAGTCGGGGCTCAGAGCGGCAGCTCCGAGCTGGCGTAGAAGGCCGTTAACACCTTGATCAGATAGCCCAGGTCACGACTGCCGGCCAGTTCGCGGATGGAGTGCATGGCGAAGGTGGGCAGACCGATGTCCACGGTGCGCACGCCCAACTGCCCGGCGGTGATGGGGCCGATGGTGGAGCCGCAACCCATGTCGCTGCGCACCACGAAGCTCTGCACCGGTACCCCTTCGCGCTGGCAAAGATCGCGGAAGAAGGCCGCGGTCTCGCTGCTGGTGGCATAGCGCTGGTTGGCATTCACCTTGATGACCGGTCCGGCGTTCAGTTTCGGGCCGTGGTTGCCATCGTGCTTGTCGGCGTAGTTAGGGTGCACGCCATGGGCGTTGTCGGCCGATATCAGCAGCGAGCGCTGCAGCGTGCGGGTAAAGGCATCCCCTGCGGGCAGCAGGCGCTGCAGCACCTGTTCGAGGAAGGGACCGTCGGCGCCGCAGCAGGAGGTGGAGCCCACTTCCTCGTGATCAGTGCAGACCAGCACGGCGTTTTCGTCACCCTCGCTTGCCAGCAGGGCTTCCAGGCCGGCATAGCAGGACAGCAGGTTGTCCAGGCGCGCGGCGGCGATGAAGTCGTCTTCCAGGCCGACCAGGGCAGCCGGCTGGACGTCATAGAAGCTCAGTTCGAAATCCAGTACCTCGGCGTCGCCGATGCCGTGTTCCTGTTGCAGGCGGGTGGCCAGCAGGGCGCGGAAGTCGCGCCGCTCGCCGGCAGGCACCTGGGCCAGGATCGGTGGCAATTCGTTCTGGGCATTGATGGCCCAGCCCTGGTTGGCTTCGCGATTGAGGTGGATCGCCAGGTTGGGAATGATCGCCAGCGGTTTGCGGAAATCGACCAGGCGGCTCTGTACGCGCCCCTCGGTGCGGAAGGTTACCCGTCCCGCCAGCGAGAGGTCACGATCGAACCAGGGAGCCATGAGCATACCGCCGTAGACCTCGACGCCGAGCTGCCAGAAGCCCTGCCGATGGAGTTCCGGCTGCGGTTTGACCTTGAGGCAGGGACTGTCTGTGTGGGCGCCGACCAGGCGCAGGCCGCGCTCCAGCGGCTGGCCGCCCAGGCGCACGGCGATCAGCGAGGAATCGTTGCGGGTGATGTAGTAGCGGCCGCCGGGCTGCACGGACCAGGTCTCACGCTCATCCAGCCGCTGGTAGCCAGCCGCGTCGAGGCGACGGGCGAGGCTGGCAGTGGCGTGGAAGGGGGTAGGGGAGCTGGAGAGGAAATCGACGAGGCCTTGGATCTGATTGGTACTCATGAATGACTCCGGACGACGAGGCGCCCAGTCTAGGTTCTAAGGCCCGGATGAGTCGAGCACAGCGCCTTTGCTGCTCAGCGCCGACGCAGCACCAGGTGATGGATATGCCAGTGCTTGGGCTGGCCGACGGGGGTGTGGCCATCCTCTTCTTCTTCCCGATGATGCAGGACGTCCCATCCCTCGAGCAGCCGCTGCAGCCCGACCTCGCTCACTACCGTCACGCCTTTGCGGGCCCAGCTATCCCGCTCGCCGAACAGTTGGCCGCAGAAGAGCCCACCCGAACGGGTTGCCGAGGTGATCCGTGCCCAAAGCTCGGCGAAGCGGGCCGGCTCGCAGAAGGGCAGGGCGAAGCTGGAATTGACGAGGTCGTAGCGCTCCAGTTCCAGCGTCTCGAAGGATGCCTGGCGCGTATCCAGCCGATCGCTCAGGGCGTTCGGCACCCGCTGGCGCAATTCGCTGAGCGCTGCGGCTTCGGCATCCACCGCCAGCACCTGCCAGCCGCGCTCCAACAGCACCAGGGTATCGCGGCCGGTGCCACAACCCAGGTCCAGTGCCCTCGCCGGCGGCTCCGACCAGAGCGCCAATCCCTGCAGCAGGGTAGCGCGCGGAGCGCCGCCCGCCGTGGCGGCGTAGTAGGACGTCCAATTCGACAAGGCACGCTCCTCGAAGGTAGGTTCCGTCAGTATGCCAGCGCCGCTGGGCGTCAGAAGGGCGCGGGGCTCTCGAATCTCAGCCGCTCGCCCGAGGTGGGATGGGTAAGTACCAGCAGGCTGGCGTGCAGGCACAACCGCGAATGAGCGGCCAACGCTTCGGGGTGGGCATAGAGCTGATCGCCCAGCAGCGGATGGCCGATGCTCAGCATATGGACCCGCAACTGGTGGGAACGGCCGGTGATGGGCGTGAGCCCCACCCGGCTGTAATGACCATGACGTTCCAGCACTTGCCAGAAGGTCAGGGCATGGCGGCCCAGTTCGTGATCCACCACATGACGCGGTTTGGTCGGCGGATCGTAGCGCAGCGGCAGCTCGATCCGGCCGCTGTTGGCTTCCGGCTCGCCCCAGCACAGGGCGATGTAGGCCTTTTCCGTCTCCCGGTCATGGAATTGCCGCGACAGCTCGCGATGGCTATCGGCATCCCGCGCCAGCACTATGACCCCGGAGGTCTCCCAGTCCAGGCGGTGGACGATGCGCGCCTCGGGATAGCCGTTTTCCTGCAGGCGGGTCACCAGGCAGTCGCGGTTGTCTTCGGCGCGACCGGGGACGGAGAGCAGCAGGGTGGGTTTGTCGACTACCAGCAGGGCGTCGTCCTGATGGAGGATACGAATGTTGGAAAGAGGCATGGGATTCCTAAACGCCAACGGCGGCCCTGGGGCCGCCGTTGTCCTGCACCTTGCGCCTCAGCGGTCGGGCAGGGTGATGTTGAGTTCCAGGATGGAGCAACTGCCCTGGTTCTCCAGTTCCACCTGGATCTGGTCCTGCTCGATGGGCACGTACTTGCGGATCACCTCCAGCAAGTCCTTCTGCAACTGCGGAAGGTAATCCGGTTGGGCATGACGACCGCGCTCGTGGGCGACGATGATCTGTAGCCGTTCCTTGGCTATCGAAGCGCTGTTCTGCTTCTTCCGATCGCGAAAGAAGTCGAAGATGCTCATTCGCCACCACCCCCGAACAGACGTTGCAGGAAGCCTTTCTTCTTCACGTCGAGGAAGCGGTAGGCCACTTCCTTGCCGAGCAGTCGCTCCACGGTATCACTGTACGCCTGGCCGGCATCGCTCTGTTCGTCGAGAATCACCGGAATACCCTGGTTCGAGGCCTTGAGCACGGCCTGGGATTCCGGGATCACGCCGAGCAGGCGGATGGACAGGATCTCTTCCACGTCTTCGACGCCGAGCATTTCGCCCTTGGTGACGCGCTCCGGGTTGTAGCGGGTCAGCAGCAGGTGCTCCTTGATGGCTTCCTCGCCTTTCTCAGCGCGGCGGGACTTGCTGGCCAGCAAGCCGAGCATGCGGTCGGAGTCACGTACCGAGGAGACCTCGGGGTTGGTGACGACGATGGCTTCGTCGGCGAAATACATCGCCAGGTGGGCACCCTTCTCGATGCCGGCGGGGGAGTCGCAGACGATGAAATCGAAGGTCTGCTTGAGTTCGTTGATCACGCGCTCGACGCCGTCCTGGGTCAGGGCGTCCTTGTCGCGGGTCTGGCTGGCGGCCAGCACGAAGAGGTTCTCGAGACGCTTGTCCTTGATCAGGGCCTGGGTCAGGGTCGCCTCGTTGTTGATCACGTTGACGAAGTCGTACACCACCCGGCGCTCGCAACCCATGATCAGGTCGAGGTTACGCAGGCCGACGTCGAAGTCGACGATGACGGTCTTGTGCCCACGCAGGGCGAGGCCGGTGCCGATGGCAGCGCTGCTGGTGGTCTTGCCGACGCCGCCTTTGCCGGAGGTGACTACGAGTACTTTGGCCAAACTGATTCACCTTGATCGAAAGTAATAACTGAAACGACTCGACGCCCTCGGTGACGAGATTGCAGGCGTGTTCGCGCTTCGTTCGAGCGTTGGCGGCACGGCCGCCAATTGCGAAAAATTCGCGGAAGTATCCGTTAAAGGCGGGTGATGTTCAACACATCTCCCACCAAACTGACCTGTACGGGATTGCCCCATTGTGGATGGCGTCGCAGGTCTTCGGCGACCTTGTACTGGCCAGCGATGGAGAGCAGTTCCGCGGTCAACTGCTGGCAGAAGATCCGCGCTTTGGTATCACCTTTGACGCCCGCCAGGGCGCGGCCACGCATGGGGCCGTAGACGTGGATGTTGCCATCGGCGAGCAATTCGGCGCCGGGGCTGACCGGTGCCAGTACCACCAGGTCGCCCGCTGGCGCATAGAGCTGCACGCCGCCACGCACGGGCGCGGTGATGATCTTGGTCGGGTTGACCGTTGGCGCGGCGGGCTTGGGCGGCTCCACCGGCTTGGCCGGCTCGCGGTCACGGGCTTCGATCTGACGCTCGCGCCCGCCGGAGCTGGGCGGCAGGATCGGCAGGTCGTAGTCATTGGCCGCGGCCAGGTCCTCGCTGCGGCTGGCGCGCAGGGCGAGGGTGCGCAGGCCGTGGCGGCGGCAGAGGTCGAGCAGGGCGCCGAGGTCGAGTTGGCCGGCGTCCTCGCCCAGTTTGTCCAGGGCCAGGACCAGTGGGGTTTCCTGGAAGAAGTTGGGCGCCTGGGCAACCTTCTGTGCCAGTTGCCGGTCCAGGCGACCCAGGTCGTTGCGGAGAAGCTCCAGGACGGTCACGGCGAGCATATTGCCCTTGAGCTGGAAGACGGAGTCGCTTTCGGAGGGATCGGCTGCGGTCATGGTGGGTACTTGTGCTTGGATGGCGGGACTTATAGCGGGATGCCCGGCGTGTCGCAACCCTCGCCGGGTGATCCGGGTCTCGACTGTGAAGGCTACGGGAAATCTGTGCGAGGCCTGTAGAATGGCGCGACTTTTTCATGCAGGAGTTCCGATGGAGCGGCCGTCTTTCCGCCTCGCCTTTCTCAATCCACGTTACTGGCCGCTCTGGCTGGGGCTGGGCCTGCTCTGGCTGCTGGTGCAACTACCCTATGGTGTGCTGCTGCGTATCGCCGAGGGCCTCGGCTGGGTGTTCTATCAAGTGGCTGGTCAGCGCCGAGCCATTGCCCGTCGCAACCTCGAACTGTGTTTTCCCCAATTGGACGAGCGGGCTCGTGAGCTCCTGCTCAGGCGCAATTTCGCCAGCAGTGCCATGGCACTGCTGGAAATGGCCATGAGCTGGTGGTGGCCGCGCCAGCGGCTTGCCCGGCTGGCGCACATCGAAGGCTTGGAGCACCTGCAGGCCGCCCGGCGCGACGGGCAGGGCGTGATTCTCATGGCGCTGCATTTCACTACCCTGGAAATCGGCGCCGCGCTGCTCGGCCAGCGGCACACCATCGATGGCATGTACCGCCAGCACAAGAATCCGGTCTTCGATTTCATCCAGCGCCAGGGACGCGAGCGGCACAACCAGGATGCCACCGCCATCGAACGCGAGGATGTGCGCGCCATGCTCAAGGTGCTGCGCGCCGGACGGGCCATCTGGTACGCGCCGGATCAGGACTACGGCGCCAAGCAGAGTCTGTTCGTTCCGCTGTTCGGTATTCCGGCCGCGACGGTGACCGCGACGACCAAGTTCGCCCGGCTGGGACGGGCACGGGTATTGCCCTTCACCCAGGAGCGCCTGGCCGATGGCTCCGGCTACCGGCTAATCATTCATCCGCCGTTGGCCGATTTCCCCGGCGAAAGCGAGGAGGCCGACTGCCGGCGTATCAATCAATGGGTGGAGCACTGCGTCAGCGAGTTGCCGGAGCAATACCTCTGGGCACATCGTCGCTTCAAGACGCGGCCGCCGGGAGAGCCCAAGCTGTATCCGGAGAAGAAGCGCTAGATGAGCGAATCGCCCGAGCAGCGTACCGGACTCATCCTGGCGGGCGGTGGCGCCCGGGCGGCCTATCAGGTCGGGGTACTGCAAGCCGTGGCAGCGACTCTGGGCCAGCGGGCGGACAATCCCTTTCCCATCCTGGTCGGGACCTCGGCGGGCGCGCTCAATGCGGCGGTGCTCGCCTGTGGTGCTATGGATTTCAGCCGTGCGGTCGAGCGACTGGCGGCGGTGTGGTCTGGTCTCGAAACCGGGATGATCTATCGCAGCGACTGGCTCGGCGCGACCCGTCAAGCCGGTCGTTTCGGCTTGCAGACGCTGTTCGGCGCCTGGCGCCAGGAGCCGCTGGCACTGCTGGACAACGCTCCGCTTAGGGCGCTGCTGACCCGCGAGTTGGACTTCTCCGGTATCACCGCCGCGTTGCGCGCCCGTGCGCTGCGGGCGGTGGCGGTCACGGCCTTCGGTTATGCCTCCGGCCAGGCGATGACCTTCTATCAAAGCCATGGCGTACTCGACCCCTGGTTTCGCCATCGGCGGGTTGGCGTGCCAGCACGGCTGGCGGTCGACCACCTGATGGCCAGCACGGCCATTCCGCTGTTCTTCCCGCCGGTAAAGGTGGAGCGGGAGTTTCTCGGCGACGGCTCGGTGCGGCAGACGGCGCCCATCAGCCCAGCGCTGCACCTGGGGGCGGATCGTGTGTTGGTGATAGGGCTGGGTGCCCCAGGGGGCAATGAACATGCCTTGCTGGGGCGACCGCCCAGCGTCGCCCAGATCGGCGGTCATCTGCTCAACAGCACCTTCGTCGATGCGCTGGACAGCGATACCGAAACACTACGGCGGCTCAATCTGCTGAGCGCCGCCCTGCCGGCGGGCGATCCGGTCAACGGTAGGCTGTGTCGCCCGGTCGAGATGCTGGTCATCTCGCCGAGCCAGCCGCTGGCGGACATAGCTACAAGGCACCGCAAGCGCTTGCCGCCAGCTCTGCGGCAATTGTTGCGGGGCGTCGGCGTCAACCGACCTTCGGGTAGTGCCCTGCTCAGCTATCTGCTGTTCGAGTCCGCGTATTGCCAGGAGCTAATGGCCCTTGGGCGAGCCGATGCGCAACTCCGGCTGGCGGAGTTGCGCACCTTTCTCAGGTTGTCCTGAGATCTCAAGGTGTCTTGAGGTTCATTCGGCGATCTGCAACTCGCGCGCCTTGGTATAGAAGTAACGCAGCTTCTCGTACTCGAAAGGCGAGTCGAATTGGCCGTAGCGGAACGGATTCACGTACCTGAGGTTGACGGCGCGCAGCAGGATGATCTCCGGATGGCGACCGCTTTCCTGGCTGACGTTGAGGAAGTTGATCTGGCTCTCGGCGGTGAAGTCGAAGGCCAGGCCCGTGGTGTCGCGCAGGTTGGACGGACCGAGCACCGGCAGCATCAGGTAGGGACCGGCGCCGACACCATAGAAGCCGAGGGTTTCGCCGAAATCCTCGGGCTGCCGCATCAGACCCATGCGGGTAGCCGGGTCCCACAGGCCGAAGACGCCGAGGGTGGTGTTGATCAGCAGGCGGCCGGAGGTGTCCAGGGCGCGTCGGCCCTTGAACTGCAGCAGGCTGTTGACCAGGTTGGTCACGTCGCCCAGGTTGGCGAAGAAGTTGCTCACGCCGGAGCGGACGAAGCCCGGGGTGATGTAGCGATAGCCGTTGACTACCGGCAACAGGACCCATTGGTCCAGCCGGTAGTTGAAGTGATAGACGCGCCGGTTCCAGGGCTCCAGCGGGTCGTAGACGTCCAGTGCCTCGAGAGAGGCGCGCTCGAATTCGCGCTGATCGAGACCTGGGTTGTACTTCAGCGTCGACAGCGGATTGGTGAAGCCATCCGCGCCTACCGGGGCCGGCGGCATGGTGGTGGAGGATTGGGTCAGCGAGGAAGACGCGGCGTTCGGCTCGGCAGCGAAGGCAGAGGCACTGGCCAGCAGCAGCAGGGCGAGAAGGGATCTAACCACGGGCGAAGAACTCCAGCATGGCGTTCGCATTGACGCGGTAGTTGATGTTGCCGCAGTGACCGCCGTAGGGGTAGACGGTCAGGCGGTCACCGAAGGTCTTGCGCAGGAAACCGAGGTCGCCGGGGCCGAGGATGATGTCGTCGGCGTTGTGCATGACACCGATCTTCTTGCTGGTGCGTAGGTAGTCTTCCAGGGCGGGCAGGCTGGACTGGTAGGCCAGTTGGCTGACCGCATGGCCCTTGAAGGCCTTCTGCCAGAAGGGCAAGACCTGCTCGGTCATGTAGCAGTCGAAGTCGCACTGCAGTGAGCGGGCCAGGAAGGGCGTCAGGCTGGTGCCTTCGGTGATGGGGTAGTTCGGGGGAGTGATCAGGCCGCGACGGTTGATCAGATCCGCGGTGAAGGAGATATCGGCTGCCGAGAAGCGGAAGACCGAGCCGATCAGCATGGCCATCTCCTCGTTGCTCAGACGCTCCGGGGAGTCCTGGAGATCCTGGACCACGGCATCATTGAAATCGACATAGCCCTTCTCGCGGAAGTAGCGCGTCAGCTTGGCCAGGATCAGCTCGTAGAAGGTGCGGGTGTTGGTCACTCCCTTCACTTCGGTCTGTACCAGGCGGTCGAGGTTACGCACCGAGGTCAGCAGGTTGACCGGCGGATTGACCATCAGCACCCGCTTGAAGTTGAAGCTGCGCATGCTTTCGTCGAGCTGGGCGACGAAGGCGGCATCCAGGCCGCCGAGGCTGTAACCGGTGAGGAAGTATTCGGTCACCGGCAGCTTGGGATGCTGGGCGCGGATCGCCTGCATGGCCCGGTAGAGATCCTCGGCGTCCTGCGGCGTGTAGCCCGGAGTGGCGGTACGCGAAGCGGAGGCCATGAAGTCCCAGCTGGTCGGCGAGGACACCTGCACCACATGGTAACCGGCGGAGTAGTAGAGCCGCTTGAGGTAGTCCACCGTACTGGCGGCGTAATTGGCTCCGGTACCGGCGATGATGAAGATCAGCGGCGCCGGGTGCGACTGGCGGGCCAGGATGTAATGGAATTTCTTCACCGGCCAGAAGTTGTCCGGCAACTGGTACTGACGCTCGGGGCGCAGATTGATGGTGTATTCGTCCTGGTCGATGCTGCTGTTCTTGGGCAGCTCCGGACGCAGGGCTTCGGGCGTGGTGGTGATGGTCGCTTCGAAGGGATTGATCAGCGGATAGCCGTAGGTGGCGGCATCCACGTCCGCCGCCTGGGCGACGCCGAGCAAACCAGGTAAGAGCGCGCCCAGCAGGGCGACGACGCGCAACGGATGACGCATGGACAGAGTCCTTTCAGGGGGCTGAGAGCGTTAGTAAGACAACGGCCCTTGGATAGGTTGCATCGACAGCCGCCGCTTTTTGCGAGGCGTCGATTACAGAGGGCTCCGTGCTTGCCGTCAAGCGACAGTCGTTGTCGCGATAAGTGCGGTTGCTGTCGCTAAGGGTTCGCTGCACGTCGCGGGGATGGCAGTGCCGATCTTTCGGAATCCGAATGATTGGGGTAGGGCATTCGCCCGAATTCCACTGCGAGAGGACTGCTGCATGAGCATGGTGAAGAAACTGTTAGGGATTGGACTCGGTGTCGCGCTCACCACGGCCATGGGTATTGCCCAGGCGGCGGCCAAGCCCGAGATCACCATCGGTTATGTCGATGGCTGGGCGGACAGCGTGGCTACCACGTTCACCGCGGCTACCGTGATTCGTGAAAAGCTGGGCTATGAGGTCAAGCTGATGCCGGTCGCGGCCGGTATCATGTGGCAGGGCGTTGCCCGCGGCAAACTGGACGCCATGCTGTCCGCCTGGCTACCGGTCACCCATGGCGCCTATTACGACAAGATGAAGGACCAGGTGGTCGATCTGGGCGTCAATACCCCCGACGCCAAGATCGGCCTGATCGTGCCCGAATACGTCAAGATCAACAGCATCGCCGATCTGGAAGCCCAGAAAGCCGAGTTCGGTGGTCGGATTATCGGTATCGATGCCGGCGCTGGGGTCATGCTCAAGGCCGACCAGGCAATCAAGGACTACGGTCTGGACTACAAGCTGGTTGCCAGCTCGGGTAGCGGCATGATCGCCGAGCTGACCCGTGCCGAGAAAGACCAGAAGCCGGTCGTGGTCACCGGCTGGATACCGCATTGGATGTTCGCCAAGTGGAAGCTCAAGTTCCTTGAAGATCCCAAGGGTGTCTTCGGTGGTTCCGAGCATGTGGATACCGTCGCCAACCCTGCCCTGGAAGCCAAGGCCAAGCCGGTCTGGGACTTCCTGAAGAAGTTCGCCTGGAAGCCGGGTCAGGTCAACGAGGTGATGCTGGCGATCGAAGAAGGCCAGACGCCTGAAGCCGCCGCCAAGGCCTGGGTCGCTGCCCACCCGGAAGAGGTCAAGTCCTGGGTGCAGTAAGGACCAAGGTAATAAAAAACGGGCCCTCGGGCTAATGCCGATCAGTTAAGGAAAAACGCCGCGTTCTTGCGAAGAGAACGCGGCGTTTTTTGTGGCTTCCAGGGTGGTCAGAACCATTGGATGGACTGCAATCGGGGCTTAACTGACTGGCATTAGCCCTTGGGCCCGTTTTTGCGTCAGCTGTGCAACTGCTCGGCAGCGTACAGCGTGTTTTCCAGCAGGCAGGCGCGTGTCATGGGACCAACGCCGCCGGGCACTGGTGTGATCCAGCTGGCTCGTTCGCGGGCGCTCTCGTATTCCACGTCTCCTACCAGGCGACCGTCGGCTTGGCGGTTGATGCCCACGTCAATGACGATGGCGCCTGGCTTGATCCATTCGCCTTTGACCAGGTCCGGCTTG
The window above is part of the Pseudomonas oryzihabitans genome. Proteins encoded here:
- a CDS encoding ABC transporter substrate-binding protein — translated: MTRLLASLLATAIAVQAGTAFADTVDLKALEAAARKEGQVNSVGMPDSWANWKATWRDLEQKYGLKHQDTDMSSAQEIAKFAAEGENASADIGDVGASFGPVAVQKGVVQPYKPTTWDQVPAWAKDKDGYWALAYTGTIAFIVNKQTVKDVPHSWADLLKGKYKVTIGDVSASSQAVSGVLAAAYANGGDEKNIQPALDFFAKLAKQGRLSFTNPVVANIEKGEVEVGVVWDFNALNYRDQIDRSRFDVLIPSDGSVTSGYTTIINKYAKHPNAAKLTREFIFSDAGQINLAEGYARPIRAEHLTLPADVQAKLLPQAEYAKARPIADAKAWEETAKRLPRLWQERVLINMQQ
- a CDS encoding UTRA domain-containing protein, whose amino-acid sequence is MATGLVQTSTSGAGAIRQALQEQIAHGLLPAMGKLPSERQLSELFATTRITLREALLQLEALGLIYREERRGWFVAPPRLTYNPLARTHFHAMVEAQGRRPATEVLAARQMLASAEICRVLELPALSSVYQIRRVRRIDGRLVLYVEHYLNATYFPGLLEHDLQRSLTELYRDRYEIRYGEVRFEILPTALLPEAAQALRVAQGSPALHITRINHDQQGRLIDCDLEFWRHDAIQVRVEVPD
- a CDS encoding M18 family aminopeptidase, translating into MSTNQIQGLVDFLSSSPTPFHATASLARRLDAAGYQRLDERETWSVQPGGRYYITRNDSSLIAVRLGGQPLERGLRLVGAHTDSPCLKVKPQPELHRQGFWQLGVEVYGGMLMAPWFDRDLSLAGRVTFRTEGRVQSRLVDFRKPLAIIPNLAIHLNREANQGWAINAQNELPPILAQVPAGERRDFRALLATRLQQEHGIGDAEVLDFELSFYDVQPAALVGLEDDFIAAARLDNLLSCYAGLEALLASEGDENAVLVCTDHEEVGSTSCCGADGPFLEQVLQRLLPAGDAFTRTLQRSLLISADNAHGVHPNYADKHDGNHGPKLNAGPVIKVNANQRYATSSETAAFFRDLCQREGVPVQSFVVRSDMGCGSTIGPITAGQLGVRTVDIGLPTFAMHSIRELAGSRDLGYLIKVLTAFYASSELPL
- a CDS encoding class I SAM-dependent methyltransferase, which codes for MSNWTSYYAATAGGAPRATLLQGLALWSEPPARALDLGCGTGRDTLVLLERGWQVLAVDAEAAALSELRQRVPNALSDRLDTRQASFETLELERYDLVNSSFALPFCEPARFAELWARITSATRSGGLFCGQLFGERDSWARKGVTVVSEVGLQRLLEGWDVLHHREEEEDGHTPVGQPKHWHIHHLVLRRR
- a CDS encoding RluA family pseudouridine synthase; the encoded protein is MPLSNIRILHQDDALLVVDKPTLLLSVPGRAEDNRDCLVTRLQENGYPEARIVHRLDWETSGVIVLARDADSHRELSRQFHDRETEKAYIALCWGEPEANSGRIELPLRYDPPTKPRHVVDHELGRHALTFWQVLERHGHYSRVGLTPITGRSHQLRVHMLSIGHPLLGDQLYAHPEALAAHSRLCLHASLLVLTHPTSGERLRFESPAPF
- the minE gene encoding cell division topological specificity factor MinE, with the protein product MSIFDFFRDRKKQNSASIAKERLQIIVAHERGRHAQPDYLPQLQKDLLEVIRKYVPIEQDQIQVELENQGSCSILELNITLPDR
- the minD gene encoding septum site-determining protein MinD; amino-acid sequence: MAKVLVVTSGKGGVGKTTSSAAIGTGLALRGHKTVIVDFDVGLRNLDLIMGCERRVVYDFVNVINNEATLTQALIKDKRLENLFVLAASQTRDKDALTQDGVERVINELKQTFDFIVCDSPAGIEKGAHLAMYFADEAIVVTNPEVSSVRDSDRMLGLLASKSRRAEKGEEAIKEHLLLTRYNPERVTKGEMLGVEDVEEILSIRLLGVIPESQAVLKASNQGIPVILDEQSDAGQAYSDTVERLLGKEVAYRFLDVKKKGFLQRLFGGGGE
- the minC gene encoding septum site-determining protein MinC yields the protein MTAADPSESDSVFQLKGNMLAVTVLELLRNDLGRLDRQLAQKVAQAPNFFQETPLVLALDKLGEDAGQLDLGALLDLCRRHGLRTLALRASRSEDLAAANDYDLPILPPSSGGRERQIEARDREPAKPVEPPKPAAPTVNPTKIITAPVRGGVQLYAPAGDLVVLAPVSPGAELLADGNIHVYGPMRGRALAGVKGDTKARIFCQQLTAELLSIAGQYKVAEDLRRHPQWGNPVQVSLVGDVLNITRL
- a CDS encoding lipid A biosynthesis lauroyl acyltransferase: MERPSFRLAFLNPRYWPLWLGLGLLWLLVQLPYGVLLRIAEGLGWVFYQVAGQRRAIARRNLELCFPQLDERARELLLRRNFASSAMALLEMAMSWWWPRQRLARLAHIEGLEHLQAARRDGQGVILMALHFTTLEIGAALLGQRHTIDGMYRQHKNPVFDFIQRQGRERHNQDATAIEREDVRAMLKVLRAGRAIWYAPDQDYGAKQSLFVPLFGIPAATVTATTKFARLGRARVLPFTQERLADGSGYRLIIHPPLADFPGESEEADCRRINQWVEHCVSELPEQYLWAHRRFKTRPPGEPKLYPEKKR
- a CDS encoding patatin-like phospholipase family protein, producing the protein MSESPEQRTGLILAGGGARAAYQVGVLQAVAATLGQRADNPFPILVGTSAGALNAAVLACGAMDFSRAVERLAAVWSGLETGMIYRSDWLGATRQAGRFGLQTLFGAWRQEPLALLDNAPLRALLTRELDFSGITAALRARALRAVAVTAFGYASGQAMTFYQSHGVLDPWFRHRRVGVPARLAVDHLMASTAIPLFFPPVKVEREFLGDGSVRQTAPISPALHLGADRVLVIGLGAPGGNEHALLGRPPSVAQIGGHLLNSTFVDALDSDTETLRRLNLLSAALPAGDPVNGRLCRPVEMLVISPSQPLADIATRHRKRLPPALRQLLRGVGVNRPSGSALLSYLLFESAYCQELMALGRADAQLRLAELRTFLRLS
- a CDS encoding MlaA family lipoprotein; the protein is MPPAPVGADGFTNPLSTLKYNPGLDQREFERASLEALDVYDPLEPWNRRVYHFNYRLDQWVLLPVVNGYRYITPGFVRSGVSNFFANLGDVTNLVNSLLQFKGRRALDTSGRLLINTTLGVFGLWDPATRMGLMRQPEDFGETLGFYGVGAGPYLMLPVLGPSNLRDTTGLAFDFTAESQINFLNVSQESGRHPEIILLRAVNLRYVNPFRYGQFDSPFEYEKLRYFYTKARELQIAE